In the uncultured Methanobacterium sp. genome, one interval contains:
- a CDS encoding protein translocase SEC61 complex subunit gamma: MNLNKESVASFIRQCQRVLKVSKKPDREEYINVAKVTGIGIILIGVIGFIISIVGQLIQGTG; this comes from the coding sequence ATGAATTTAAACAAAGAATCAGTGGCAAGTTTTATAAGACAGTGCCAGAGAGTGTTAAAAGTCTCTAAAAAGCCAGATAGAGAAGAGTACATAAATGTGGCCAAAGTAACCGGTATTGGAATTATCCTGATTGGAGTTATCGGTTTTATTATAAGTATAGTTGGTCAGCTCATTCAAGGTACTGGATAA
- a CDS encoding 50S ribosomal protein L11, translating into MAKETVEILIDGGKATPGPPLGPAIGPLGINMMQVVEQINQKTADFEGMKVPVKVIVDTSSKEFEVTVGTPPTTALIMDELKIEKGSQDPGTDKVADLKIEQALKVARMKFDALLSADFKNATKEVVGTCVSMGITVEGKDPREVQKEISQGVYDQQLVENA; encoded by the coding sequence ATGGCAAAAGAAACCGTTGAAATATTAATAGATGGCGGTAAAGCCACTCCCGGCCCACCATTAGGTCCGGCTATTGGACCCCTGGGCATCAACATGATGCAAGTGGTGGAGCAGATTAACCAGAAAACAGCAGATTTCGAAGGCATGAAAGTACCAGTGAAGGTTATAGTTGATACCTCCAGCAAAGAGTTCGAGGTTACAGTAGGAACACCACCAACTACCGCACTGATCATGGATGAATTGAAGATAGAGAAAGGCTCCCAAGATCCTGGAACAGACAAAGTAGCTGATCTAAAAATAGAACAGGCACTTAAAGTCGCCAGGATGAAGTTCGATGCTCTTCTTTCAGCAGATTTCAAAAATGCCACCAAAGAAGTTGTAGGTACCTGTGTAAGTATGGGTATCACTGTGGAAGGTAAAGATCCACGGGAAGTGCAAAAAGAAATCAGTCAGGGTGTCTACGACCAACAGTTAGTAGAAAACGCCTGA
- a CDS encoding NTPase, with the protein MNVLITGPPGVGKTTLLNKIKKKIEDRGYSTGGMYCPEIREEGKRTGFNIIDIASMQQGVLASTHNTKGPTVGKYKVNLDDINDIGVLALKNALKTSDYIFIDEIAPMELASSSFSQTVWEVMESQKPVIAVIHQRSKHPFILKVKNREDAMIFDINLKNRDSITDEILQIILSIE; encoded by the coding sequence ATGAATGTTTTAATAACTGGTCCGCCGGGTGTTGGTAAAACCACCCTCTTGAATAAAATTAAAAAGAAAATTGAGGATCGGGGTTATTCTACTGGTGGAATGTACTGTCCTGAAATACGAGAAGAGGGTAAGCGAACTGGTTTTAACATTATTGACATAGCTTCCATGCAGCAAGGAGTCCTGGCAAGCACACATAATACCAAAGGTCCAACTGTGGGTAAATATAAGGTTAATTTAGATGATATTAATGATATTGGTGTTTTGGCTTTGAAAAATGCTCTAAAAACATCAGATTACATTTTTATTGATGAAATTGCACCTATGGAACTGGCCAGTAGTTCATTTTCCCAGACAGTATGGGAAGTAATGGAAAGCCAGAAACCAGTTATTGCAGTCATTCACCAGCGATCCAAACACCCATTTATTTTAAAGGTAAAAAATAGGGAAGATGCAATGATTTTTGATATAAACCTAAAGAATAGGGATTCAATAACTGATGAAATACTCCAAATTATCTTATCGATTGAATAA
- the ftsZ gene encoding cell division protein FtsZ — protein sequence MKSIIDNTIKESEKRRDRKTSEERRGYDSSIDQELEEIIHRSRAKICVVGTGGGGNNTVSRLTEIGIEGAETISMNTDAQDLFYSVADKKILIGRSTCGGLGAGGMPEVGEECAEESDEEIKEKLDGADMVFVTCGMGGGTGTGSAPVIAKMAKKIGALTIAVATMPFSAEGLRRRENAEKGLEKLQSAADTVIVIPNDKLLEVAPNLPINKAFMVADELLGRAVKGITELITKPGLVSLDFADIRSIMMGSGMAMIGMGESDSGDRAIESVHEALNSPLLDLDISNAKGALINISGSSDLTLNEAEKVVQIVADELDPDANIIWGTQIQEELQNTIRTTIVVAGVKSPYIFGIHGEPEYIEERQKEKVPESSLEEFIDGVF from the coding sequence TTGAAATCTATTATAGACAATACCATAAAGGAATCCGAAAAAAGAAGGGATAGAAAGACATCCGAAGAGCGTCGTGGATATGATAGTAGCATCGACCAAGAGTTAGAAGAGATCATTCATCGAAGTCGAGCTAAGATCTGTGTGGTTGGAACTGGAGGAGGTGGAAACAACACCGTTTCCAGATTAACTGAGATCGGTATTGAAGGCGCCGAAACCATTTCTATGAACACTGATGCTCAGGATCTGTTCTACTCAGTCGCCGATAAAAAGATATTAATTGGTAGAAGTACCTGCGGTGGACTGGGTGCCGGAGGCATGCCCGAAGTCGGAGAAGAATGCGCAGAAGAAAGTGACGAAGAAATAAAGGAAAAACTCGATGGAGCAGACATGGTCTTTGTGACCTGTGGTATGGGTGGTGGAACTGGAACCGGTTCTGCACCAGTCATTGCCAAAATGGCCAAGAAGATCGGTGCTCTGACCATTGCCGTGGCTACCATGCCCTTCAGTGCAGAGGGACTTCGTCGCAGGGAAAACGCAGAAAAAGGACTGGAAAAACTCCAGAGCGCTGCGGATACCGTCATTGTCATCCCTAACGATAAACTCCTGGAAGTAGCTCCCAACCTGCCTATTAATAAGGCATTCATGGTTGCTGACGAACTCCTGGGAAGGGCAGTTAAGGGAATAACCGAGCTCATCACCAAACCCGGACTGGTTAGTCTGGATTTTGCTGATATTCGGAGCATTATGATGGGATCAGGTATGGCCATGATTGGTATGGGTGAATCAGACTCAGGAGACCGAGCCATAGAATCCGTACACGAAGCTTTAAACAGCCCACTTCTGGACCTGGACATCTCCAATGCCAAAGGAGCACTGATAAACATTTCAGGAAGCTCTGATTTGACCTTAAACGAAGCTGAAAAGGTAGTGCAGATTGTAGCCGATGAACTGGACCCTGATGCTAACATCATCTGGGGTACCCAGATCCAGGAAGAACTTCAGAACACCATACGCACCACTATTGTAGTGGCAGGAGTCAAATCACCATACATATTTGGCATACATGGTGAACCAGAATACATTGAAGAAAGACAAAAAGAAAAAGTACCAGAATCCTCCCTAGAAGAATTCATCGACGGTGTTTTTTAA
- a CDS encoding 50S ribosomal protein L10, with translation MSHVAEWKKEEVKEIKDLIESHPVVGMADLSDIPAPQLQKMRQSLRGSAKLKMSRKTLMDLALNDSAKSSVKVLVDHMDGQPALIFTDMNPFKLYKILEESKTPAPARAGSTAIADIVVPKGDTGFMPGPILGELQKIGIPAKIEKGKIVITEDKTIVAEGDVISRDVAGMLTRLDIYPMEVGINLKAAYEDETVYTSDVLFIDEDKTLSDIQKAYTQALNLSVNAVVFNSVSTPVIISKAAGDALNLAFNAEVLTSKTTDLLLAKAYSQMLAVASEASAQNADSLDDELREKLNATASAAEVKPAEEEKKEEEEEEEEDNEEDAAAGLGALFG, from the coding sequence ATGTCACATGTAGCCGAATGGAAAAAGGAAGAGGTTAAAGAGATCAAAGACCTGATCGAAAGCCACCCTGTAGTGGGAATGGCAGATCTTTCCGATATACCAGCCCCTCAGCTTCAAAAGATGCGTCAGAGCTTACGTGGAAGCGCTAAGCTCAAGATGTCCAGGAAGACCCTGATGGATCTGGCCCTAAATGACTCAGCAAAATCCAGTGTCAAAGTGCTCGTAGATCATATGGATGGTCAACCAGCTTTAATATTCACAGATATGAATCCTTTTAAGCTCTACAAAATCTTAGAAGAAAGCAAAACTCCAGCCCCTGCAAGGGCAGGGAGCACAGCCATCGCAGATATTGTAGTGCCTAAAGGTGATACTGGTTTCATGCCAGGCCCCATACTGGGAGAACTGCAGAAAATCGGTATCCCTGCCAAGATAGAAAAGGGTAAAATAGTTATAACTGAAGACAAAACCATAGTTGCAGAAGGAGATGTGATCTCACGTGACGTGGCCGGCATGCTGACCCGTCTGGATATCTATCCCATGGAAGTGGGAATCAACCTTAAAGCAGCTTATGAAGATGAAACAGTTTACACCTCTGACGTCCTATTCATAGATGAGGATAAAACCCTATCTGACATACAGAAAGCATACACTCAGGCACTGAACCTTTCAGTGAATGCAGTGGTGTTCAACAGTGTATCAACCCCTGTCATCATATCCAAAGCAGCAGGAGACGCACTGAACCTGGCTTTCAATGCAGAAGTATTAACCTCCAAAACAACTGACCTTTTACTGGCCAAGGCCTACTCTCAGATGCTGGCTGTAGCCTCTGAAGCATCAGCACAAAACGCAGACTCTCTTGATGATGAGCTTCGCGAAAAACTGAATGCAACTGCAAGTGCAGCAGAAGTTAAACCAGCTGAAGAAGAGAAAAAGGAAGAAGAGGAAGAAGAGGAAGAAGATAACGAAGAGGATGCAGCCGCTGGTTTAGGTGCTCTCTTCGGATGA
- a CDS encoding transcription elongation factor Spt5 has product MIYAIRTLVGQEKNVARIIARNVKDSGIGVSAVLVPESLRGYILVESSTKLDLQNPAFKVPHMKGAIEGDIPYEEIKSFLKPEPIIASIQKGSIVELISGPFKGEKAKVVRIDESREDVVLELIEAAVPIPVTVKGDQIRLIQKEAD; this is encoded by the coding sequence TTGATCTATGCAATAAGAACCCTGGTTGGCCAGGAAAAAAACGTGGCCAGAATAATAGCCAGGAATGTTAAAGACAGTGGGATTGGAGTGAGCGCAGTGCTGGTTCCAGAAAGCTTACGTGGATATATCTTAGTTGAATCATCCACCAAGCTGGATCTGCAGAACCCTGCATTTAAAGTGCCTCATATGAAAGGAGCCATCGAAGGAGACATCCCATACGAAGAGATAAAAAGCTTTTTAAAGCCGGAACCAATAATAGCTTCCATACAGAAGGGAAGTATTGTGGAACTGATATCCGGACCATTTAAAGGTGAAAAAGCCAAAGTGGTCCGTATTGATGAATCCAGAGAAGATGTGGTTCTGGAACTTATTGAAGCAGCAGTTCCTATCCCAGTTACAGTTAAAGGTGATCAAATTAGATTAATACAGAAGGAGGCAGATTAA
- a CDS encoding 50S ribosomal protein L1, producing the protein MKQEILEAVKKAKEQSKPRNFTQSVDVVITIKDLDVKKPENRIDEEVLLPNGRGKDVKIAFIADGELALLAKNAGADLVINKEELQEMGKDRKGAKKIANRQDFFVAQADMMPLVGRFLGPVLGPRKKMPKPVPANIKPEPIMERLKSTVKVRIKDQAVIQALVGTQDMDDELIAANIEAVLVVLDQKLEKGRNQIKSMYVKTTMGPVARVI; encoded by the coding sequence GTGAAACAAGAGATCTTAGAAGCGGTGAAGAAGGCTAAGGAGCAATCCAAGCCGAGAAACTTCACACAATCCGTTGATGTGGTCATTACCATCAAGGATTTAGACGTGAAAAAACCTGAAAACCGCATAGACGAGGAAGTTCTTCTCCCTAATGGACGAGGTAAAGATGTGAAGATCGCCTTTATTGCCGACGGCGAACTGGCCCTACTGGCCAAAAACGCCGGAGCAGACCTGGTGATCAACAAAGAAGAACTGCAAGAAATGGGCAAAGACCGTAAAGGTGCCAAGAAGATTGCCAACCGGCAAGATTTCTTCGTGGCTCAAGCCGATATGATGCCCCTGGTAGGAAGATTCCTGGGACCAGTACTGGGACCACGGAAGAAAATGCCAAAACCAGTTCCAGCTAACATCAAACCCGAACCCATAATGGAGAGGCTTAAAAGCACAGTAAAAGTGAGAATAAAAGACCAGGCCGTTATACAGGCATTAGTCGGCACACAAGATATGGATGATGAGCTCATAGCCGCCAACATCGAAGCTGTTCTAGTAGTGCTGGATCAGAAACTGGAGAAAGGGCGCAATCAGATAAAATCCATGTACGTGAAAACCACCATGGGTCCTGTAGCGAGGGTGATATAA
- a CDS encoding methanogenesis marker 16 metalloprotein, with protein sequence MKKSIHDINQKIKNGEATILTAEEVTRLVIDGEEPTVEEVDVVTTGTCGIMSGTAAIFHLPVSEPGSFKKARKITLNGVPGFPGPCPNEWLGSVDLMVYGTSHSITDPQYGGGFLFKDLLRGEEIKIEVEDIDGNILKSSATLDDFGTAQMIGTRFAFKNYTAFINPTSKPVSSIFNAVDMDGPFKGISFSGCGELNPLQNDPQLNSIQKGTRLLINNSEGLFIGPGTRSSPEKPNMMITADMKDMDPHYLGGFRTGAGPEVYNSVATAIPILDDEILRKTFIKNEDILLPVADIRGRHSVLSQTTYQVWRNVDERPSYEKELCQNCQTCLVEERCPTRAFQNHDLNPVRCFGCGMCAYSCPFGTFQMKRGQVHMDWEGEVKELEVSCRQSDIKRARELARELKNRIERGEFLLNNL encoded by the coding sequence TTGAAAAAAAGCATTCACGATATAAACCAGAAAATTAAAAACGGTGAAGCCACCATCCTCACTGCCGAGGAAGTAACCCGTCTGGTTATAGATGGTGAAGAACCTACAGTGGAAGAGGTTGACGTGGTAACCACCGGTACCTGTGGTATCATGTCCGGAACTGCAGCCATATTCCATTTACCAGTTTCAGAACCCGGGTCATTCAAGAAAGCCCGGAAAATCACATTAAATGGTGTTCCAGGATTCCCTGGACCATGTCCCAACGAATGGTTGGGTTCTGTGGATCTCATGGTTTACGGAACTTCCCACAGCATCACCGATCCCCAGTACGGTGGGGGATTCCTGTTTAAGGACCTTCTCCGTGGCGAAGAAATTAAAATAGAAGTAGAAGACATAGATGGAAATATCCTGAAATCATCGGCCACTTTGGATGATTTTGGAACTGCACAAATGATTGGAACCAGATTTGCCTTTAAAAATTACACTGCATTTATAAATCCCACTTCCAAACCAGTTTCATCCATATTCAACGCAGTGGACATGGATGGGCCTTTTAAGGGGATTTCATTCTCGGGTTGTGGTGAGCTTAACCCACTCCAGAACGATCCACAGCTAAATTCTATTCAGAAGGGAACTCGTTTGCTTATAAATAACTCTGAAGGATTGTTCATTGGCCCTGGGACTCGTAGCAGTCCTGAAAAACCAAATATGATGATAACTGCAGATATGAAGGATATGGATCCCCATTACTTGGGTGGTTTCCGTACTGGTGCCGGGCCAGAGGTTTACAACAGTGTGGCCACTGCCATACCCATCCTTGATGATGAAATTCTCAGGAAAACCTTCATCAAAAATGAAGACATTCTTTTGCCAGTTGCAGATATCAGGGGCCGACACAGTGTCCTGAGCCAGACCACCTACCAAGTGTGGAGAAATGTTGATGAGAGACCCTCCTATGAGAAGGAACTTTGTCAAAATTGCCAGACCTGTCTGGTTGAGGAAAGATGCCCCACCAGGGCATTCCAGAATCATGACCTGAATCCAGTTCGGTGTTTCGGTTGTGGAATGTGCGCCTACTCCTGCCCCTTCGGAACATTCCAGATGAAACGGGGACAGGTCCATATGGACTGGGAAGGAGAGGTAAAAGAGTTAGAAGTGAGCTGCCGCCAGTCGGATATTAAACGAGCCCGTGAACTGGCCAGAGAACTTAAAAACAGGATTGAAAGAGGAGAATTTTTACTGAACAACCTTTAA
- the rpl12p gene encoding 50S ribosomal protein P1 gives MEYIYAAMLLHTAGQEINEASVKKVLEAAGSEADDARVKALIAALEDVDIEEAIEKTAVAAAPAAAAPAAAAEAEEEAEEEEDEEEAEEEAAAGLGALFG, from the coding sequence ATGGAATACATATACGCAGCAATGTTATTGCACACAGCAGGTCAGGAAATTAATGAAGCAAGTGTAAAGAAAGTCTTAGAAGCAGCAGGTTCAGAAGCAGACGATGCAAGGGTAAAAGCACTAATCGCAGCCCTAGAAGACGTTGACATCGAAGAAGCTATTGAAAAAACCGCTGTAGCAGCCGCTCCAGCAGCAGCCGCTCCAGCAGCAGCCGCAGAAGCTGAAGAAGAAGCTGAAGAAGAGGAAGACGAAGAAGAAGCTGAAGAAGAAGCTGCCGCCGGTCTCGGCGCACTCTTCGGATAA
- the alaS gene encoding alanine--tRNA ligase: MSVQLEKLGYTKKTCKTCGNDFWSIGERETCGDAPCDEYQFIGNPATPQKYDLFSIQDLFIRFFQERGHTPIRRYPVLAKRWRDDVFLVGASIYNFQPWVTSGQTKPPANPLVISQPSIRLNDVDNVGRTGRHMTCFTMGAHHAFNSPDDEIYWKDETVKYCHDFITHLGINGEEITFIESWWEGGGNSGPCYEVCVRGVELATLVFIQYRTLPGGEKEEIPLKIVDTGYGLERFAWISQGTPTAYDASFGPVIKELQEMAGVELNHRILGENAQVAGMMDIEDIADLKVLRSRVAERLGITVDELKEATEPMEAIYVIADHTRCLAFMLADGVIPSNVKEGYLARLILRRTIRFIKKLGLKESLGDIMSIQLNFLSQTYPEIRNHQEHILRVIELEEKRYGKTIRKGHQMVKKSIKYLKKDNTDEMPLDMLIKLYDSQGLPPETVEEVARELDFTVNVPDNFYTLVAAEHSEESVEEKVPVELDFPETSLMFYDDPQQTEFTARYLGSYQNNIILDQTMFYPEGGGQPSDTGYLDTGEEKIRVLHAEKLNGIVLHRVEEEKLEKLKHRTGSTLKGKIDWNRRIALARNHTATHLLVAAARKVLGDHIWQAGAQKGVKKSRIDLSHYQRISEEELHQIELIANQWVMDNIHLQTQWMDRTDAEKKYGFILYQGGVVPGTSIRVVQIPGVDVQACAGTHCEYTGQIGLVKVNRTERIQDGVERLEFSAGVAAVESMQNNDALLHESAAVFKVEANQLPKTSERFFTEWKAFKNDIKRLQKQVAELKTESLINQTEEINSLSFLSDKVDADIGELVKMVTQLTDDGGVDLVVLGNAEGKIAGAASKKAIDKGIKINEIIKEAAAIMGGGGGGRPNLAQGAGKNGEKISEALESVRTAVKDRLAQKNLNGF; the protein is encoded by the coding sequence ATGTCTGTCCAGTTGGAAAAACTTGGTTACACCAAAAAAACTTGTAAAACCTGTGGAAATGATTTTTGGTCCATAGGTGAACGTGAAACATGTGGCGATGCCCCCTGTGATGAATATCAGTTCATTGGAAATCCAGCCACACCACAAAAATATGATTTATTCTCAATCCAGGATCTTTTCATACGCTTCTTCCAGGAAAGGGGCCACACACCCATCAGGAGATATCCTGTACTTGCTAAACGTTGGCGAGATGATGTTTTCCTGGTTGGAGCATCCATCTACAACTTCCAGCCATGGGTAACCTCTGGACAGACAAAACCTCCAGCTAATCCTCTGGTAATATCTCAACCATCCATTCGCTTGAACGACGTGGATAATGTGGGGCGAACCGGTAGACACATGACCTGCTTTACCATGGGAGCACACCACGCCTTTAATTCTCCTGATGATGAAATTTACTGGAAAGATGAGACTGTAAAGTACTGTCATGATTTCATCACTCATCTGGGAATAAATGGAGAAGAGATCACCTTCATTGAGTCATGGTGGGAAGGCGGAGGTAACTCTGGACCCTGTTATGAAGTTTGCGTGAGGGGAGTGGAACTGGCCACCCTGGTTTTCATTCAGTACCGTACCTTACCAGGAGGGGAAAAGGAAGAAATACCCCTGAAGATAGTGGATACTGGCTACGGACTGGAAAGGTTCGCCTGGATAAGCCAGGGCACACCCACTGCCTATGATGCATCATTTGGACCAGTTATAAAAGAACTTCAGGAAATGGCCGGTGTTGAACTTAACCATCGTATCCTGGGTGAAAACGCCCAGGTAGCAGGGATGATGGACATTGAGGACATTGCTGATTTGAAAGTACTGCGCAGCAGGGTGGCTGAGAGATTGGGAATCACCGTAGACGAGCTGAAAGAAGCCACCGAACCCATGGAAGCCATTTATGTTATTGCTGATCACACCAGATGCTTGGCCTTTATGCTGGCCGATGGAGTTATACCCTCCAATGTTAAAGAAGGATACCTGGCCCGTTTAATCCTCCGCCGAACCATACGATTCATAAAAAAATTGGGGCTCAAAGAGTCATTGGGAGATATCATGAGTATTCAGTTGAACTTTCTCTCCCAGACCTATCCTGAGATCCGTAACCACCAGGAGCACATTTTAAGGGTAATTGAACTTGAAGAAAAAAGATATGGTAAAACCATTCGAAAAGGACATCAGATGGTTAAAAAAAGTATCAAATACCTTAAAAAGGATAATACGGATGAAATGCCCCTGGACATGCTCATTAAACTCTACGATTCCCAGGGACTGCCCCCTGAAACTGTGGAAGAAGTGGCCCGGGAACTGGACTTCACCGTGAATGTACCGGACAATTTCTACACCTTGGTGGCAGCCGAGCACTCCGAGGAATCTGTGGAAGAAAAAGTACCAGTTGAACTGGACTTCCCGGAAACCAGTCTCATGTTCTACGATGACCCCCAGCAAACAGAATTCACAGCCCGGTACCTGGGATCCTACCAGAACAACATCATACTGGATCAAACCATGTTCTACCCTGAAGGAGGAGGACAACCCTCAGATACCGGTTACCTGGATACTGGTGAAGAAAAAATCAGGGTCTTACATGCTGAAAAGCTGAATGGAATTGTTTTACATCGTGTGGAAGAGGAGAAACTGGAAAAACTCAAACACCGCACCGGGTCTACCCTTAAAGGAAAAATTGACTGGAACCGCAGAATTGCACTGGCCCGTAACCACACCGCAACTCACCTTCTGGTGGCAGCAGCCCGTAAAGTTCTGGGAGACCATATCTGGCAGGCAGGAGCACAAAAAGGTGTTAAAAAGTCCAGAATAGACCTGTCACATTACCAGCGTATCAGTGAAGAAGAACTTCACCAGATCGAGCTTATTGCCAACCAGTGGGTGATGGATAACATTCACCTCCAGACCCAGTGGATGGATCGTACCGATGCCGAGAAAAAATATGGATTCATACTGTACCAGGGCGGAGTGGTACCCGGAACAAGTATCAGGGTAGTTCAGATCCCGGGTGTGGATGTGCAGGCATGTGCAGGTACACACTGCGAATATACCGGACAAATAGGTCTGGTGAAGGTTAATAGGACCGAAAGGATCCAGGATGGAGTAGAACGCCTGGAATTCTCTGCTGGTGTTGCAGCAGTAGAATCAATGCAGAACAATGATGCACTCCTACATGAAAGTGCTGCCGTGTTTAAAGTTGAGGCTAATCAGCTTCCCAAGACCAGTGAAAGGTTCTTCACTGAATGGAAAGCCTTTAAGAATGATATTAAACGTTTGCAAAAGCAGGTTGCTGAGCTTAAAACAGAATCCCTAATTAACCAGACCGAAGAAATCAATTCCCTATCCTTTTTATCAGATAAAGTGGATGCAGATATTGGTGAACTGGTTAAAATGGTCACCCAACTCACCGATGATGGAGGAGTAGATCTGGTCGTTCTGGGTAACGCGGAAGGTAAAATTGCCGGTGCTGCATCCAAAAAAGCCATAGATAAGGGAATTAAAATCAATGAGATCATCAAGGAAGCTGCTGCCATTATGGGTGGTGGGGGCGGTGGAAGACCTAACCTGGCCCAGGGAGCCGGGAAAAACGGAGAGAAAATCTCTGAAGCCCTTGAATCTGTACGCACTGCTGTGAAGGACAGGCTGGCCCAGAAAAATCTTAATGGATTTTGA